From the genome of Desulfonatronum thiosulfatophilum, one region includes:
- a CDS encoding ubiquinone/menaquinone biosynthesis methyltransferase has product MKTEHGDHGKQVVSLFGRIAPWYDFLNHFLSLGWDITWRKRLRQCVRTHRTRRVLDLAAGTLDVSREIRRQMPDVQVLAVDFSEPMLRRGQKKIRAAHEIRIQPVVADGRALPVLQESVDCVTIAFGIRNIKPRETAYREVLRVLTPGGRFCILEFGTGRQKILQGFYNLYLHRILPMVGRIFSGDPHAYRYLAESIHEFPTARDLSRELANAGFKRVYSVPLTFGIVQLHIAEKAGDADSVPEPRKFRGICEPEPGTQVRK; this is encoded by the coding sequence ATGAAGACGGAACACGGAGACCACGGAAAGCAGGTGGTCAGCCTGTTTGGGAGAATCGCTCCCTGGTATGACTTCCTGAATCATTTCCTGAGCCTCGGCTGGGATATTACCTGGCGCAAGCGGCTCCGGCAGTGTGTACGGACGCATCGGACCAGGCGCGTTCTGGATCTGGCCGCGGGCACCCTGGATGTTTCCCGGGAAATCCGCCGTCAAATGCCGGACGTCCAGGTCCTGGCGGTGGATTTTTCCGAACCCATGCTGCGCCGCGGCCAGAAAAAGATCCGAGCTGCCCATGAGATCCGCATCCAGCCGGTTGTCGCGGACGGCCGGGCGCTCCCCGTGCTCCAGGAATCCGTGGACTGCGTGACCATTGCCTTCGGAATCCGCAACATCAAGCCCCGGGAGACGGCCTACCGGGAAGTGCTCCGGGTTCTCACGCCGGGCGGACGGTTTTGCATCCTGGAGTTCGGAACCGGCCGTCAAAAAATTCTTCAGGGATTCTACAATCTCTACTTGCACCGCATCCTGCCGATGGTGGGAAGGATTTTTTCCGGAGATCCCCATGCCTACCGCTACCTGGCGGAATCCATCCATGAGTTCCCGACGGCCCGGGATCTTTCCCGAGAACTGGCCAATGCCGGTTTCAAGCGGGTCTATTCCGTACCGCTGACGTTCGGTATCGTTCAGCTCCACATCGCGGAGAAAGCCGGAGATGCCGACTCTGTTCCCGAACCCCGGAAATTCAGAGGAATCTGCGAGCCAGAGCCAGGAACACAAGTCCGGAAATGA
- a CDS encoding cytochrome c3 family protein, with the protein MKKSMILTLAIAALIVAFILPTIGVADAPKAPAPGDDYMIPKPEGYEPKVQSIPFEHSVHEDIDCYHCHHTGDVTEGCMDSGCHDLIHPESPEERRDIRFFEKAYHDQCIGCHRDLRQKEEPTGPVACVGCHPRD; encoded by the coding sequence ATGAAAAAGTCCATGATTTTGACACTGGCCATTGCTGCCCTGATCGTCGCTTTTATCCTGCCGACCATCGGCGTGGCCGACGCTCCCAAGGCTCCCGCTCCTGGAGACGACTACATGATCCCCAAGCCGGAAGGCTATGAGCCCAAGGTTCAATCAATTCCTTTCGAGCACTCCGTGCACGAGGACATTGACTGCTATCACTGTCACCACACCGGTGACGTTACTGAAGGCTGTATGGATTCCGGATGCCATGACCTGATCCATCCGGAAAGCCCCGAAGAACGCAGGGACATCCGTTTCTTCGAAAAAGCCTATCATGACCAGTGCATCGGTTGCCACCGCGATCTGCGTCAGAAGGAAGAGCCCACCGGCCCTGTCGCTTGTGTCGGTTGTCACCCCAGGGATTAA
- a CDS encoding insulinase family protein — translation MSHGFEILQDRVVPELNSTARLYRHKRTGAKLLSLINDDENKVFGISFRTPPADSTGVAHILEHSVLCGSRKYPVKEPFVELLKGSLQTFLNAFTYPDKTCYPVASQNVTDFYNLIDVYLDAVFHPRLTPEVFGQEGWHYELAEDGSLSIQGVVYNEMKGAYASPDGLLSEYSQQSIFPDNTYGLDSGGHPGHIPKLTFEQFSDFHHRYYHPSNSFIYFSGNDDPEKRLEMMSRYLQDFERLEVESHVQVQTPFSEPRRVSRPYPVSDQESDAGQAMLTLNWIVGDTLDVSTNLAWQVLEYLLIEMPSSPVRKALIDSGLGDDLAGVGLESELRQLYFSTGLRGIRAEDAPQVERLVRETLEGLVRDGVSLDLVEAALNSVEFQLRERNSGRFPRGLGAMLQALTFWLHDADPLQILAFEGPLERLKADLQSGKRVFEELIQSQLLDNAHHSSLLLLPDPELGARMQAEEEQRLDDVRRQMDQSDVDAVIRQTAKLRQWQETPDSPQNLAAIPCLTRNDLEPENKLIPRTVLKWDGPEILFHDQFTTRIVHLELAFDLRRLDLEDLPYVGLLGKALVEIGTEKEDFATFATRISRKTGGIWPETFISSKLGHDPDDPAARLFLRGKAMERDFDEMLAIFRDMLLVPDLGNQQRFMQLLLEEKAGFERMLIPRGHSFVNTRLRSALSLADWVEEQMGGVSYLFFLRTLVQEAETNWEQVSSRLQGILNRLLDRNAVLLNVTTEQRIFSEIEPRLKEFMSLFPVSGSSSGDVAWSRRRHEEKEGLLIPAPVNYVGKGVLVQEPLPCSHGALMVVFRYLRMAWLWEQVRVKGGAYGAFCIFDALSKGLTMVSYRDPHITRTLDAFDAAAGYLKDTRIGDDELNKAVIGAVGDLDAHLLPDAKGHVSLRRYLTLQEDSFRQQIRDEVLACTAADFKAAADVLEHFSARGRVVVMGGESALNKAGHDFSQDLERTRVL, via the coding sequence ATGTCTCACGGCTTCGAAATTCTACAAGATCGGGTTGTCCCGGAATTGAATTCCACCGCCCGGCTCTACCGGCATAAGAGGACAGGAGCAAAGCTGCTGTCTCTGATCAACGACGACGAAAACAAGGTATTCGGCATATCTTTCCGGACGCCCCCTGCCGACTCCACGGGCGTTGCGCATATCCTGGAACATTCCGTACTTTGCGGATCGCGCAAGTATCCCGTCAAGGAGCCCTTTGTCGAACTGCTTAAAGGATCACTGCAAACGTTCCTGAATGCCTTCACCTATCCGGACAAAACCTGTTATCCGGTGGCCAGTCAGAATGTCACGGATTTTTACAACCTGATCGACGTTTATCTGGACGCGGTATTCCATCCCCGCCTGACACCCGAGGTTTTCGGTCAGGAGGGGTGGCATTACGAACTCGCCGAGGACGGATCATTGTCCATCCAGGGGGTGGTGTACAACGAAATGAAAGGCGCCTACGCCTCGCCGGACGGGCTGCTGTCCGAGTATTCGCAGCAGTCCATCTTTCCCGACAATACCTACGGCCTGGATTCAGGCGGGCATCCGGGTCACATCCCGAAGCTGACCTTCGAACAGTTCAGCGATTTTCATCACCGCTACTACCATCCTTCCAACTCCTTCATCTATTTCTCCGGAAACGACGACCCGGAAAAGCGTCTGGAAATGATGAGCCGGTACCTTCAGGATTTTGAACGCTTGGAGGTGGAATCCCACGTCCAGGTTCAAACGCCCTTTTCCGAACCCCGGCGGGTGAGTCGGCCTTATCCGGTCAGCGACCAGGAAAGCGACGCCGGGCAGGCGATGCTGACCTTGAACTGGATCGTGGGCGACACATTGGACGTCTCCACAAATCTGGCGTGGCAGGTGCTGGAGTATCTGCTCATCGAGATGCCGTCCTCGCCGGTGCGCAAGGCGCTGATCGACTCCGGACTCGGTGACGATCTGGCCGGGGTGGGGCTGGAGTCGGAATTGCGGCAACTCTATTTTTCCACGGGGCTGCGCGGCATCAGAGCCGAGGATGCGCCCCAGGTGGAACGGCTTGTCCGGGAAACGCTGGAAGGTCTTGTTCGGGACGGCGTATCCTTGGATCTGGTGGAGGCCGCCCTGAACAGCGTCGAGTTCCAGCTCCGAGAACGCAACAGCGGCCGGTTTCCCCGGGGCCTGGGCGCCATGCTCCAGGCCTTGACCTTTTGGCTCCACGACGCCGATCCGTTGCAAATATTGGCTTTCGAAGGCCCCCTGGAGCGGCTGAAGGCGGATCTGCAATCCGGGAAGAGAGTCTTCGAAGAACTCATCCAGAGCCAACTGCTGGACAATGCTCACCACAGCTCATTGCTGCTGCTTCCCGATCCGGAACTTGGCGCCAGAATGCAGGCCGAGGAAGAGCAGCGCCTTGACGATGTGCGCCGGCAAATGGATCAGTCCGATGTTGATGCCGTAATCAGGCAAACCGCCAAGTTGCGGCAGTGGCAGGAGACGCCCGACTCCCCGCAAAACCTGGCCGCCATCCCCTGCCTGACCCGGAATGACCTGGAACCCGAAAACAAGCTGATTCCCCGGACCGTGCTGAAATGGGACGGGCCGGAGATCCTGTTTCACGATCAGTTCACCACCCGCATTGTTCATCTTGAGCTGGCCTTCGACCTGCGTCGGCTGGACCTGGAGGATCTGCCCTATGTCGGACTGCTGGGAAAGGCCCTGGTGGAAATCGGGACGGAAAAAGAGGACTTCGCGACCTTTGCCACCAGGATCAGTCGCAAGACCGGGGGCATCTGGCCGGAAACCTTCATTTCCTCCAAACTCGGACACGACCCGGACGATCCCGCTGCACGACTTTTTCTGCGGGGCAAGGCCATGGAGCGGGATTTTGACGAGATGCTGGCCATCTTCCGGGATATGCTGCTCGTTCCGGACCTGGGCAATCAACAGCGCTTCATGCAGCTCCTGCTGGAAGAAAAAGCCGGTTTCGAGCGAATGCTCATTCCACGGGGGCATTCCTTCGTGAACACCAGGCTGCGATCCGCCCTTTCCCTGGCGGACTGGGTCGAAGAGCAGATGGGCGGAGTCAGCTATTTGTTTTTCCTGCGCACTCTGGTGCAGGAGGCCGAGACAAATTGGGAGCAGGTCAGTTCCCGGTTGCAGGGCATTCTCAACCGCCTCCTGGACCGAAACGCCGTCCTGCTCAACGTGACGACGGAGCAGCGAATTTTCTCGGAAATCGAACCGCGCCTCAAGGAGTTCATGTCCCTGTTTCCCGTGTCGGGATCCTCATCCGGCGACGTCGCCTGGTCTCGACGTCGTCACGAAGAAAAGGAGGGCCTGCTCATCCCGGCGCCCGTCAATTATGTCGGCAAAGGGGTCCTGGTCCAGGAGCCTTTGCCATGCTCTCATGGTGCGCTGATGGTGGTCTTTCGATATCTGCGCATGGCCTGGCTCTGGGAGCAGGTCCGCGTCAAAGGCGGAGCATACGGGGCGTTCTGCATCTTTGACGCTTTGAGCAAGGGGCTGACCATGGTCTCGTACCGGGACCCGCATATCACCAGGACCCTGGACGCCTTTGACGCCGCGGCCGGGTACCTGAAAGACACCAGGATTGGAGACGATGAACTGAACAAGGCTGTGATCGGCGCCGTCGGGGACCTGGACGCCCACCTGCTGCCGGACGCCAAAGGACATGTTTCCCTGCGTCGCTACCTGACCCTCCAGGAGGACTCATTCCGGCAGCAGATACGCGATGAGGTCCTGGCCTGTACGGCTGCGGACTTCAAGGCGGCGGCCGACGTGCTGGAGCATTTCAGCGCCCGAGGCCGGGTAGTGGTCATGGGAGGAGAATCTGCCCTGAACAAGGCCGGTCATGATTTTTCTCAGGATTTGGAGAGAACCAGGGTGCTGTAG
- a CDS encoding adenylate kinase, producing the protein MNILMFGPNGSGKGTQGSLIKGKYNLAHIESGGIFREHIGQGTELGKKAKEYIDRGDLVPDDVTIPMVLETLKDKGKDGWLLDGFPRNMVQAQKLWEALQEAGMKLDYVVEILLPRETAKNRIMGRRLCVNDPNHPNNIFIDAIKPNGDKCRVCGGDLKSRADDQDEGAINKRHDIYYDTTTGTLAAAYFYKDLAAKGQTKYIELNGEGSIDSIKQTLLNQLP; encoded by the coding sequence ATGAATATTTTGATGTTTGGACCGAATGGCAGTGGAAAGGGAACCCAAGGGTCGCTGATCAAGGGAAAATATAATCTGGCTCATATCGAGTCCGGCGGAATTTTCCGGGAACACATCGGACAGGGTACTGAACTGGGCAAAAAAGCCAAGGAATACATCGACCGCGGCGATCTGGTTCCGGACGACGTGACCATTCCCATGGTCCTGGAAACCCTGAAGGACAAGGGCAAGGACGGCTGGCTGCTGGACGGATTTCCCCGCAACATGGTCCAGGCTCAGAAGCTGTGGGAAGCCTTGCAGGAAGCCGGCATGAAACTGGATTACGTGGTTGAGATCCTTTTGCCCAGGGAAACGGCGAAAAACCGCATCATGGGCCGCCGCCTCTGCGTCAACGACCCCAACCATCCCAATAATATTTTTATCGACGCGATCAAGCCCAACGGCGACAAGTGCCGTGTCTGCGGCGGGGATCTGAAGTCCCGGGCCGACGACCAGGATGAAGGCGCGATCAACAAGCGGCACGACATCTACTACGACACCACCACCGGCACGTTGGCCGCTGCATATTTCTATAAAGATCTGGCTGCCAAGGGGCAGACCAAGTACATTGAACTGAACGGAGAGGGCAGCATCGACTCCATCAAGCAAACCTTGCTGAACCAGCTTCCCTAG
- a CDS encoding menaquinone biosynthesis protein: MLRIGRIDYLNVWPLFQGLRMRMEPDVRDQVRLVAGHPSELNVALASGELDIAPSSSFEYLLHAQRYNLLPDLSICSHGSVRSVLLACPFSPREMPDRLAGGLQVGLSSASASSVALLQVLWRFFWKWPEPEWVELHPGEGLATGRPFLEIGDLALRLSCEMPPGWHLVDLGQAWRDFTNLPFVFGVWMVRRDLTAQTDQLLDHVVKALHAAANEFTRDPCAAATQIERPTWLPVENLKEYWQCIRYSFGPQEQAGLMLFGDYIRRLGRIPAVPGLSWSVPMKRDKHLVA; this comes from the coding sequence ATGCTCCGGATCGGACGCATTGATTATCTGAACGTCTGGCCGCTCTTTCAGGGCCTGCGGATGAGAATGGAGCCTGACGTTCGGGATCAGGTGCGCCTAGTCGCCGGACATCCGTCTGAACTCAATGTTGCTCTGGCATCAGGGGAACTGGACATCGCTCCTTCCTCTTCATTTGAATACCTGCTCCACGCGCAGAGATACAATCTGCTGCCCGATCTAAGCATCTGTTCCCATGGGTCTGTGCGCAGCGTGCTCTTGGCGTGCCCTTTCTCGCCGCGGGAAATGCCGGATCGACTTGCCGGAGGACTGCAGGTTGGGCTATCCTCCGCTTCAGCCAGTTCAGTAGCATTATTGCAGGTATTATGGCGATTTTTCTGGAAATGGCCTGAACCGGAATGGGTGGAACTTCATCCGGGTGAGGGATTGGCCACGGGCAGGCCGTTTCTGGAGATAGGCGACCTCGCCCTGCGTTTGAGCTGTGAAATGCCCCCAGGATGGCACCTAGTGGACCTGGGTCAAGCATGGAGGGATTTCACGAACCTGCCGTTTGTCTTTGGGGTCTGGATGGTACGCCGCGATCTGACTGCGCAGACCGACCAACTGCTTGACCATGTTGTGAAGGCCTTGCATGCCGCGGCCAACGAGTTTACCAGGGATCCCTGTGCCGCGGCGACGCAAATTGAACGCCCGACATGGTTGCCCGTGGAGAACCTGAAAGAGTACTGGCAATGCATCCGATATTCCTTCGGCCCTCAAGAGCAGGCCGGACTGATGCTTTTTGGCGATTATATCCGCCGCCTGGGCCGAATTCCCGCGGTTCCGGGGCTCTCTTGGAGCGTCCCGATGAAGCGCGACAAACATCTGGTTGCTTGA
- a CDS encoding aspartate:alanine exchanger family transporter: protein MVIDIASLLHANHLLVFFLVLGLGYLVGNLNWRGFEVGATSGVLLAGLFFGHYGFQVPHAVQEIGFVLFIYSVGLQAGPRFFSVFAQDGMKYLMLSLVVAAGAMGTVLLMGKMLGFGPGMIAGLLAGGLTSTPTLAAAEAGIREGLAQVLSAEQVNILLRDLTASYAITYLFGLAGLIACIRFLPLLLRIDLPAEAAKMAQDSRPGFSADDSEEQDLEETRSLRVRAFEVTNPEIVDRPLRDLQFVRTTGCVIQQVHRGEEIFLPDAQTKLQQGDKVSVAGPLPRLEVLTDYLGPGIFDARLLETPIDTVAVVISKSEAVGKRISELHIPAAYGCFITRVIRTQIELPMSLDFRVEKGDVLIITGLKNRLERLVNEFGYVERRFVQTDLLTFAFGIVGGMLLGQISVQIGDVAVGLGTAGGLLFAGICIGFLRSMHPTFGRVPPAARWILRELGLLFFMAGIGVKAGAGIMDALFSVGLTLFLCGVVITLTPVALGFLFGRYVLKIQPVLLFGAITGAMTSTPALNVVTQAAKSPIPALGYAGTYTFANVLLALAGTILIYL from the coding sequence ATGGTTATCGATATCGCTTCCCTGCTGCACGCCAATCATTTACTGGTCTTTTTTCTCGTTTTGGGGTTGGGTTATCTGGTCGGAAACCTGAACTGGCGCGGCTTTGAAGTCGGCGCCACATCCGGTGTTCTGCTGGCCGGCCTGTTTTTCGGCCACTACGGTTTTCAGGTCCCTCACGCCGTCCAGGAGATCGGATTCGTCCTGTTCATCTATTCCGTGGGTCTGCAGGCCGGGCCGCGATTTTTCAGCGTTTTTGCCCAGGACGGCATGAAATACCTTATGCTGTCCCTGGTTGTGGCTGCCGGGGCCATGGGCACGGTTTTGCTGATGGGAAAAATGCTGGGGTTCGGACCGGGCATGATTGCCGGGTTGCTCGCCGGGGGCCTGACCAGCACGCCGACCCTGGCCGCTGCCGAGGCGGGCATCCGGGAAGGACTGGCCCAGGTCCTGTCCGCTGAACAGGTGAACATCCTGCTCAGAGATCTTACAGCCAGCTACGCCATAACCTACCTTTTCGGTCTGGCCGGACTGATCGCCTGCATCCGCTTTTTACCCTTGCTGCTGCGTATTGATCTGCCCGCCGAAGCCGCCAAAATGGCCCAGGACAGTCGGCCGGGGTTCAGCGCGGACGATAGCGAGGAGCAGGATCTGGAAGAAACCCGCAGCCTGCGGGTGCGGGCCTTTGAAGTTACCAACCCGGAAATCGTCGATCGCCCGCTCCGGGATCTGCAATTCGTGCGCACCACCGGATGCGTGATCCAGCAGGTGCACAGAGGCGAGGAAATCTTCCTGCCGGACGCCCAGACAAAACTGCAACAGGGCGACAAGGTCTCTGTTGCCGGGCCTCTGCCCAGACTGGAAGTGCTGACCGATTATCTCGGCCCGGGAATCTTCGACGCCCGGCTTCTGGAAACGCCCATCGATACGGTGGCCGTGGTCATCAGCAAATCCGAAGCCGTGGGCAAGCGCATCAGCGAACTGCATATTCCGGCGGCCTACGGCTGCTTCATCACCAGGGTCATTCGGACCCAGATCGAGCTTCCGATGAGTCTGGATTTCCGGGTCGAGAAGGGCGATGTGCTGATTATCACCGGATTGAAGAATCGACTGGAACGGCTGGTGAACGAGTTCGGCTACGTGGAGCGCCGCTTTGTGCAGACCGATCTGTTGACCTTTGCCTTCGGCATTGTCGGCGGCATGCTCCTGGGACAGATCAGCGTTCAGATCGGCGATGTCGCCGTCGGACTCGGCACGGCCGGGGGACTGCTCTTTGCCGGCATCTGCATCGGCTTCCTGCGTTCCATGCATCCGACATTTGGTCGGGTTCCCCCTGCCGCCCGCTGGATATTGCGGGAACTGGGCCTGCTGTTTTTCATGGCCGGCATCGGCGTCAAGGCGGGCGCGGGAATCATGGACGCCCTCTTCTCCGTCGGCCTGACATTGTTCTTGTGCGGCGTGGTGATCACCCTCACGCCCGTGGCCCTCGGCTTCCTCTTCGGACGATACGTGCTGAAGATACAACCCGTACTGTTGTTCGGAGCCATCACCGGCGCCATGACCAGCACCCCGGCGCTGAACGTGGTCACCCAAGCCGCCAAAAGCCCCATCCCCGCCCTCGGCTACGCCGGAACCTACACCTTCGCCAACGTCCTGCTGGCACTGGCCGGGACCATTTTGATCTACCTCTGA
- a CDS encoding class I SAM-dependent methyltransferase → MEENKAKESALLRAWRSLLDPQKIPGPVLDLACGDGRNGIFAARLGLPVICCDRSRQALRQARAAARDAGVTIRLWWKDLEVEGQPHLPANAFGAVFVFRYLHRPLMPEILRAVRPGGYVFYETFTEGQTRYGPPRNPAHLLKPGELAVIFAEWDRLEYFEGELQNPDRAMARIVARKPG, encoded by the coding sequence ATGGAAGAAAACAAGGCAAAGGAATCTGCACTGCTCAGGGCGTGGCGCTCTCTGCTTGATCCGCAAAAAATCCCCGGTCCCGTGCTGGATCTGGCTTGCGGCGATGGGCGTAACGGCATTTTCGCGGCGCGTCTGGGGTTGCCGGTCATCTGTTGCGATCGTTCCCGGCAGGCCCTGCGTCAGGCACGGGCAGCGGCGAGGGACGCCGGAGTCACGATCAGACTGTGGTGGAAGGATCTGGAGGTTGAAGGCCAACCTCATCTTCCCGCAAACGCTTTCGGCGCGGTATTCGTTTTCCGTTACCTGCACCGGCCCTTGATGCCGGAAATTCTCCGGGCTGTAAGGCCGGGCGGCTACGTTTTCTACGAGACGTTCACGGAGGGGCAGACCAGGTACGGGCCGCCGCGCAACCCGGCACATCTGCTGAAACCGGGCGAGCTGGCCGTAATTTTCGCGGAGTGGGACAGGCTGGAGTATTTCGAAGGGGAATTGCAAAACCCCGACCGGGCCATGGCGCGTATCGTGGCTCGGAAGCCGGGATGA
- the tmk gene encoding dTMP kinase: protein MFITFEGIEGCGKSTQSRMVRDHLQASGVPVVWTREPGGCELGVRLRAMLLGREGADLTAHAELFLYLADRAQHVAEVIRPALAEGRIVLCDRFTDSTVAYQGYGRGLDLEMLHAVNQVAVNGCLPDLTIILDLPVETGLARARSRNEEQDQSESEGRFEAESLAFHQRIRDGYLALSAVDRTRYAVIPANGSPDQVFSKILPLLSARLGLKTQPA from the coding sequence ATGTTCATCACATTTGAAGGCATTGAAGGCTGCGGGAAGAGTACGCAGAGTCGGATGGTTCGCGACCATCTTCAGGCCAGCGGCGTTCCGGTCGTCTGGACACGGGAACCCGGCGGATGCGAGCTGGGGGTGCGGTTGCGAGCCATGCTGTTGGGCCGGGAGGGAGCCGACCTGACGGCCCACGCCGAATTGTTCCTGTATCTGGCCGATCGCGCTCAGCACGTGGCCGAAGTCATTCGTCCCGCGCTCGCCGAAGGCCGGATCGTGCTTTGCGACCGGTTTACGGATTCCACGGTGGCCTATCAGGGCTATGGCCGGGGCCTGGACCTGGAGATGCTGCATGCCGTGAATCAAGTGGCCGTGAACGGATGCCTGCCGGACCTGACCATCATCCTGGATCTGCCCGTGGAAACAGGGCTTGCTCGAGCCCGCAGCCGCAATGAGGAGCAGGATCAAAGCGAAAGCGAAGGACGCTTCGAGGCCGAAAGCCTGGCCTTTCATCAACGCATCCGGGATGGATATCTGGCCCTCTCCGCCGTGGATCGCACCCGATATGCCGTAATTCCGGCCAACGGTTCCCCGGATCAGGTTTTCAGCAAAATCCTGCCGCTTCTTTCCGCCAGACTCGGCCTGAAAACGCAACCGGCCTGA
- a CDS encoding 3'-5' exoribonuclease YhaM family protein yields MVAQKKLFIPDFQAGAKIDEIFVLVEARQGQARNGPYWQVRLQDARGALDGKIWSPASQNYPELPVGELVRVCGAVDLFREQMQLRIDCLEPLTIAPEEIDWSLFLPRSVREPEEMLLEIEELCKRELLHGPWRKLCRKVLREPEIRSRLLLAPGAKSMHHAYIGGLLEHTLAVCRLCMAISELYPKVDREILLVAAIFHDLGKAWELSAGIQRDYTDPGRLLGHIMLGIEILEPFLARTDISPGLKLHFKHLLISHHGEYAYGSPRRPKTMEALILHYADNLDAKVNMTALLVDALPDDTSWTPYQRSLERQMFRPDQTPKPETKRPSTPIRGERPGVLNFLDQLQSADAPDNGVAAGEHE; encoded by the coding sequence ATGGTTGCGCAAAAAAAATTATTCATCCCGGATTTTCAAGCCGGCGCCAAGATCGACGAGATTTTCGTCCTCGTGGAAGCCAGGCAGGGGCAGGCGCGGAACGGTCCCTACTGGCAGGTCCGTCTGCAGGATGCCCGCGGGGCGCTGGATGGAAAAATCTGGAGTCCCGCCAGTCAGAATTATCCCGAGCTTCCGGTGGGCGAACTGGTTCGGGTTTGCGGCGCGGTGGATCTCTTCCGGGAGCAGATGCAACTGCGAATCGACTGCCTGGAACCTCTGACCATCGCTCCGGAGGAGATCGACTGGTCGCTTTTCCTGCCCCGCAGCGTCCGGGAGCCGGAAGAAATGCTGCTGGAGATCGAAGAATTGTGCAAGCGGGAACTGCTCCATGGGCCATGGCGCAAACTTTGCCGCAAGGTTCTGCGGGAGCCGGAGATCCGTTCCCGGCTGCTCCTCGCTCCCGGGGCCAAAAGCATGCACCATGCCTATATCGGCGGACTCCTGGAGCACACCCTGGCCGTATGCCGTCTGTGCATGGCCATCAGTGAGCTCTATCCCAAGGTGGACCGGGAAATCCTGCTGGTCGCCGCAATATTCCACGATCTGGGCAAGGCCTGGGAGTTGAGCGCCGGAATCCAGCGCGATTACACCGATCCGGGAAGGCTCCTGGGCCATATTATGCTCGGAATCGAGATTCTGGAGCCTTTCTTAGCCAGGACGGACATCTCCCCTGGATTAAAGCTGCATTTCAAGCATCTGCTGATCAGCCATCACGGCGAGTACGCCTACGGCTCGCCCAGGCGGCCCAAGACCATGGAGGCGCTGATCCTGCATTATGCTGACAATCTGGACGCCAAGGTGAACATGACCGCCCTGCTCGTTGACGCCCTGCCCGACGACACTTCCTGGACCCCCTATCAACGCAGCCTGGAACGGCAAATGTTCCGCCCGGACCAAACACCCAAACCCGAAACCAAGCGGCCCTCAACGCCAATCCGAGGGGAACGCCCCGGCGTCCTGAATTTCCTGGACCAGTTGCAATCCGCTGATGCTCCGGACAACGGCGTAGCTGCAGGGGAGCATGAATAG
- a CDS encoding 4Fe-4S dicluster domain-containing protein has translation MTKKKESAEVSIYPDWCKGCGICVAFCPGHVLELGPDGKARAIQGIECRNCGFCEYHCPDFAIVVKTKRSTAKKEVDHAHEG, from the coding sequence ATGACCAAAAAGAAAGAATCAGCTGAAGTCTCCATCTATCCGGACTGGTGCAAGGGATGCGGAATATGCGTCGCCTTCTGCCCCGGACATGTCCTGGAACTGGGACCGGACGGCAAAGCCAGGGCAATCCAGGGAATAGAATGCCGGAACTGCGGGTTTTGCGAGTATCACTGCCCGGATTTCGCCATTGTGGTGAAGACAAAACGCAGCACAGCCAAAAAAGAAGTCGACCATGCCCATGAAGGTTAA